CTTCGAGCGGGCAAAAATTGCGGCTTCTTTTTCAAAAGGATGATTCGCCTCGTAACCCCAATTCAGCGCGACGACATCGCGCGGCAATTCTTTTACCAATTCGGGATAATGCAAAATAATATCACCCCAAAAAAGCATCTGCTTTTTGCGCGCACGCGTTTCGCGATAAATCTTTTTTAAGAAATCAACATAGACCTGGCCTTTGCCAATTTTTTTGCACAAGGCTTCGCTTTGACCGCGGCCAAGATCCCAGGTTTCATCACAACCCACGTTAAAACGGTTGCTCGTAAAATTGGGAAGCAACTCATCATAGAGGCTGCGAAGAAAGGGCAGCGTGCCTGGATTATTTGACGCGAGCGTCGCGGGTTGACGCAGAAATGCGCCGCCCTGATCGGGCCACGCAGCGGAAGTTTCGGCGAGGCGTTTGAGCGGGGGATAAGCGAGCCAATAGCGGAGATGGCCGAACGAATTTTGGTTGGGAACAAGTTCGATGCCGAGTTTGCGGCAATGGGCATCCAATTTTAAAATGTCCTCACCCGTTAGCGCGCCCCAATCGCGCCACACCTCGGAATAATTCCGATAGGCAAATGTGTGCTCGGTGTAGAGTTGAAATTCATTGATCTTGAAATCGGCGAGCTGGCTGGCCAACTCGAATAAAGTTTCCAATCGCGGCACGCGTCCGCGCGAGACATCCAGCATCACGCCGCGATGCGGAAAATCCGGATAATCATGAATGATCGCACAAGGGATGCGTCGCCCATATTCACGAAATAATTGGCGCAGCGTCGCCACCGCCGCACGCAAACCTTCCTCATCGTGATAACCAATTTTAATTCCGTCCGCCGCGACCGTCAGCGAATAACTACCGGCAGATTTTGGCGCATCAAATTTAGGCGACGCCTGAATAGTCGGCTGAAAACCTTTTGGAACCGCAACCGCCAATTCAAGCTTAACACCAATCGCTTCCGCAGCGGATTGCAACCGAGCAGCGATCGGCAAAAGGACGTTGTCCCGTGGCAATGCGGGGTCGAGCAGCAACGTGGCATGCGGAGGCAACTCCAACGTGCCGGACCGACGTTTAAGCGACCGAGGGTAGGGGAGAAGTTTCAATTTGCCGCGCCCGCATCAACCTTGCGCCGGGATCATTCCCGATTGGCGGGCGTAATTGAAAAGACCGCCGGCGTCCACTACCGGCCGCACATCGCCGAGCGGTTTGAACGAACACACTTTGCCGGTCGCCTTCACCGTGACGCTCGAGGCATCAAGATCAACCGTGACGACATCGCCCGTCTTGAGGACGTCGCAAAGCCGGTCTTTGCACTCGCAAGGATAAAGCTCGCCGGTGGCAACGCAGTTGCGGAAAAAAATCCGGGCAAAACTTTCGGCTAGAATAATCCTGCAAGCGGCCGATCCCAGGGCAATCGGCGCGTGCTCGCGGGAACTGCCGCAGCCAAAATTGCGCCCGCCGACGACAATGGGATATTCGCTATCAAGCTGGCCGTCCTTGACAAAACGGGTCGGATACAGCGATTCGGGCAAACCGCACAACGCATAAGCGCCGAGCTTGATATATTCGTCGGGAATGGTCGGGACGAGGTTCAGGTATTGCGCGGGAATGATTTGATCGGTGTCAATGTTGTCGCGCACCACATAAACCGGACCAGTAAAAACTGTTTGCATGCGGACAATTTGACCCGTCGCGCGTGAGTTTTCAACCAGATTTAATTCGCGAGACGATTTGACCTATCGCCGCCCGCCGCGGCGTCGCTGCTTCTTGGCCCGATTCTTCAAATGACCATCAATCAACACCGCGGCGATGAACACGACCGTTATCAATACGATCACCATCAGCACGGCAATGGCAGGATTCTCTTCGATCGCGCGTTCCCACCGCAAAATTTCGGTATGCATGTCCATGCCTGTGCTGAACGCTCTTATAAAGAGAAACTTAAACGGCGTCAACCCTGCGGATTGCGCCACAGCCAAAAGCATTTTCTGAATCGAATCCCGCTTGCCCTGTGAAGGCGGCTTCCTATAATCGCGCGATGTTGGATATCAAATTGATCCGCGAACAAACGGATAAGGTCCGCCAGCGGCTCGCCACGCGCGGGGCAGGGGACGAGACCAAGCTTGACGAAATTTTGAAATACGACGAGCAGCGGCGCAAGCTGCTTGTCGAAGTCGAAGGTTTGAAGGCGCAACGCAACCGTGTGTCCAAGGAAATCGGCGCGTTGATGGGCCAGAAAAAAAATGCTGAAGCCGAGGAAAAGAAAAAGGAAACGCGCGATCTTGGCGACAAAATAACGGACCTCGACAAACAGGCCGCGGCCGCTGAGGCCTCGCGCGACGATTTGATGTTGCGCCTGCCGAATGTTCCGCACGATACGGTGACGGTTGGCAAAACTGCGGAAGAAAATCCCGAAATGCGCACGTGGGGCGCAAAGCCGGATTTTGCTTTCAAGCCGAAATCGCACACGGAATTATGTGAGAGTTTGAAGCTGGTGGATTTTGCGCGCGGGGCAAAGCTTTCCGGCAGCGGATTTTTGCTTTACACAAATTGGGGCGCGAAGCTCGAACGTGCGCTGATTCAATTTCTGCTGGAGTTGCACACGAGCCAGCACGGTTACACGGAAGTTTCACCGCCCTACATCATCAGCCAGGAATGCATGACCGGCGTGGGGCAATTCCCAAAATTTTTCGACCAGGCTTACGCGGTGCAGGAAGGCCAGGACAACTCCACGCTCGGAAAACTTTATTTGCTGCCGACCGCCGAGGCGCCGGTGGCAAACATTCATCGCGAAGAAATTTTGCCGGAGAAACAATTACCGATTCAATATTGCGCCTACAGTCCATGCTTCCGCGCGGAAGCGGGCGCGGCGGGCGTCGGCACGCGCGGGATGATTCGCGTGCATCAGTTCGACAAAGTCGAACTCATCAAAATCACGAAACCCGAGCACGGCTATAATGAATTGGAAAAACTCGTCGCGAACGCCGAACGCGTGTTGCAAATGCTCGGTCTGCATTATCGTGTGATCATGCTATGCACGGGCGACATGGGTTTCACCAGCGCGAAGACTTACGACATCGAGGTTTGGGCGCCAGGGCAGGGACAGTATCTCGAAGTTTCAAGTTGCTCCAACTGCGAAGATTTCCAGGCGCGGCGCATGGGCCTGAGATTCAAGACCGAGACGGGCGAAAATAAATTTCCACACATTCTCAACGGCAGCGGAACCGCGCTCGCGCGATTGTTCGTCGCCTTGCTCGAGACGTATCAACAGGCGGACGGCAGTGTGCTCGTGCCGGCGCCGTTACAACCTTTCCTCAAAACCGATCGCATCAAGAATTAACGGATATTTTCTCCCCGTCGCGCCGTTAAATCCAAAATGAAAATCCTGCTCGCCAGCAGCGAAGTCCATCCCTACTCGAAAACGGGCGGCCTCGCCGACATGGTGGGCTCGCTGGCCAAGGCCCTCGCCAGCGCGGGTCATCAAGTGGGAATCGTCACGCCGCTGTATCGCGGCATTCGCGAGCGGTTTCCGCGTATTCGCAAAATGGATTGGGCGATGGAATTGCCGCTCGGCACGCGCAAGGTGCAGGCCGAAGTGTGGAAATCCGAACCGGAACCTGGCCTGACAATTTATTTCATCAACCAGCCGGATTTTTATAATCGCGGCGGATTGTATCTCGACAGCAAGGGCGACTACGCGGACAACGCCGACCGGTTCATTTTTTTCTCCAAAGCGGTGGCGCAGCTCGCGCGTTTTTTGCCGTGGCAACCGGAAGTGGTTCACGCCAACGATTGGCAAACGGGATTGGTGCCGCTGTTGATGCTGCATCAAAAACTTCACGAAGGCTGGATCAACATTCCCAAGACCTGTTTCACGATCCACAATCTCGCGTATCAAGGCTATTTTTCCGCTGCGCAATATGAACTGACCAATTTGCCCAAGGAATATTTCAACCAGCACGGCGTGGAATCCTACGGGCAGATGAATTGCCTCAAGGCAGGCATCGCGTTCGCTGATGTTATCACAACGGTGAGCCCGCGCTACGCGCGCGAAATCACCACGCAGGAATCCGGCTGCGGCCTCGATGAATTATTGCGCCGTCGGCAAAAATCGTTGTTCGGAATTTTAAACGGTGTGGACTACGCGGAATGGAACACGACGGATAACTCGTTTTTGCCGTTCCCATATTCGTGGCGCAGCCTCGCAGGAAAAGCGAAGGACAAACTCGAGTTGCAAAAGGAACTCGGCTTGCCAATCGCGGCAAACGTCCCATTGTTCGGCAGCGTAACGCGGCTGGCAGACCAAAAAGGACTCGATATTCAATTGGGCGCGCTCGAGGAAATGTTGAGCACGAACATGCAGTTCGCCTTGCTCGGCAGCGGCTCACCGATTTTTGAAAAAGCGTATCGCGATCTTCAAGTGCGTTATCCCGGCAAAGTTGCGGCACGAATCGGATTCGACCAGGGGCTGTCGCATCGCATCGAGGCGGGTTGTGATTTTTATTTGATGCCGTCGAAGTTTGAGCCGTGCGGGTTGAACCAGATGTATAGCCTGCGTTACGGGACGATTCCCATCGTGCGCATGACCGGCGGCTTGGATGATTCAGTGGTGGACATCGTGGAAAATCGCGACCGCGCCACGGGCATCAAATTCGAGGAATATTCCGCGCGCGCGCTGGCCAAGGCGATGCGCAAGGCGCTCGTCCTATATGGCGAGCCGAAGCTGCTGCGCCATTACCAGCGCAACGCCATGCGCGCCGATTTTTCCTGGGACAGCATGGTTGGGCGTTATCTCGAAGCTTACCGGGCGGGCTGAGCCGTTTGTAAATGTGCTTTTCGGCGGGCCGCGATTTTGATTTCATGGGGGCATGTCCGATGCTGTGATTCGACGTTGTCCGCGCTGTGGGCGAAAGGCCCATGACCGGATGCTTTTGCAATGTCCCGACTGCCGCGTGCCGTTCGTCTTCGAGGAGGAAACTTTTGGCGGCCTCACCCAGGAACAACTCCGACTTATCGCCGGACAAATTTTCGGTTCGTGGAAATTCTGGGCGGTGCTCATCGTGCTCGTGGGCTCGGCGTCATGGGCGGTCGTCACTGTGGCGGACCGGGTGATTGACGCGCGCGCCAAACAATATCTCAACACGCTCGAACAAAACGCCACCAACCACATCGGTGCCGCGTTCGGACAAATCTCGAACCAGATCGCGCTGGAATTTCGCCAGCCGCGCATCCGCAACACGATCGAGCAAGTCGCGCGCAACCGGGCAGGGGACATCCTCACCAATGGCGTGCGGCCAACGCTCGAAGCTTTTCAGGATGCGCTCGATTCCGCGACCAGCGCGCTCCAACGGTCGAGCAACGCCATCGCCAAACTCGAAGCCGACGCCCTCGCTGCGCAACGCCGGATTCCCCCGCCCGCGCCGGTCGTGCCCGTGACGGCTCCCATCGCGGTCGTTCAAACCAACGTCGTCGCACCACCCGTTGTAACCACCTCGCAATCTCCCGCCACACCGACTGCGCCGCCGACCGTCAAATTAGCCTTGGCCAACCGCACCATAACCCAGGCGGGGCAGCATTATATTCTCACGCTCTTTTTTCGCGCGACCTTCGTGAACGGCGCGACCAGCGGCATGGTGGACGTCGCGGCGGGAACCTACAATCAAACCGCAAAAATTCTAAACTTTGCGTCCATGACCTCGAGCCCCAGCGAAGCCGCCTCGATCAACGCCGAGGCTGACGTAGCCCGGCTGCGCTTCGGCGTCTCCGACCGCGAAACCCCGACCCTGGTCATCGAATTCTCCGGCCCGACCATCGTCCGCCTCGTCAGCGATTCGTTGGACACGGATTTAACTATTCCAATCGCGGCGGACAAGATGCCGATTGCGCCGGTGGCCAAATAGATTTGCGTTTATGACTAAGCCTCGCCGCAAATACGCTTCAAGAAAGCGAACAGAAAGCTCAAAGGTTAAACTTATTCTCACTCCGGGCAAAATGCCTGTTTTCTCAGTCCCGGGAGGAATTAAGCAGCTTACGCCAAATGCTGTGAAACGTATAGCTGAAATCTGACGTATCGCGGCTGGCAAGTAGGGTGAGGCGGCGATATTCGTGAATTGACCAAACATTGACGAGATGAGACCTTTTCGCACGTTAATGACATTGAAAACAGACATTATCCTGGGCGATTGCCGGGACATTTTGAGGCAATTTCAACCAGCGACTTTCGATCTCATCGTCACATCTCCGCCTTACGCAGACCAGAGAAGCAAAACCTATGGAGGGATTAAGCCTGACAAATATGTGAGTTGGTTTTTGGAATGCAGCGCGGAGTTTCGCCGGGTGCTGAAACCGTCCGGGACTTTTATTTTAAATATCAAAGAAAAGGTGCAAGAAGGTGAACGGCACATTTACGTTTTGGAATTGATATTAGCGCTTCGAAAACAAGGCTGGCTTTGGACGGAGGAATTTATTTGGCACAAACGAAATTGTCATCCCGGGAAATGGCCAAATCGCTTCCGTGATGCTTGGGAACGCTGCTTGCAATTTAATATTCAGCGCGATTTCAAAATGTTTCAGGAACAAGTGATGGTGCCAATGGGCGATTGGCGGCACGCTCGATTAAAGAATCTAAGCGAGACGGATAAGAGGCGCGACAACTCGAAAGTCGAAAGTGGTTTTGGAAAAAGAATTGCCAACTGGGTCGGTCGCGATCTCGCATATCCGTCGAACGTGCTCCACTTTGCAACCGAATGTAGTAATAAAAATCACTCGGCGGCATTTCCCAAGGCGCTTCCAGAATGGTTTATAAAGTTATTTACGCAATCCGGAGATTGGGTTCTCGACCCATTCGCCGGTTCGGGCACCACAAATGTTGTGGCTCGCGAACTTGGCAGAAACTCGGTGGGAATTGACAAAATGACGGAAAACGTCATCCTCGCAAAAAAATATTTAGACCAAACAGATCGGATACCCAATGGCACTGGTCAGCATAACGGAAATCACAAAGTTCGTAGAGGCAAACATCCCAAACTTTCACAATTCAAAGTTGGAACGATTGAAGCAACTCCCGCTTCTGAAAGTGCTCTCACGCAAGAATCCCTATTTATTGAAAGCAAAGGGCCTCGCTACACCTCGAAATCTCGTTAAAGCCATTTTAGATGCGCATTTGTCGTCTCAGGAGGAAACCATACTTGGTGGATTCCTCGAAGATTTGGCGATTTTTATTTGCACAAAGGCCTACAAAGCGCACGGAAAATCTACAACGACTGGATTGGATCTCGAATTCGACAAAGATGGAAAGCGTTGCTTGGTGGCTATTAAATCTGGCCCCGCCTGGGGCAATAGCAGTCAGATCGAAAAAATGAGATCGGATTTTAAAACGGCTGCGAAGGTTTATCGCCAAAATAGAGCTGCGCTTCCGGTAATGTGTGTTAATGGA
The Verrucomicrobiia bacterium DNA segment above includes these coding regions:
- a CDS encoding PmeII family type II restriction endonuclease, which gives rise to MKQLPLLKVLSRKNPYLLKAKGLATPRNLVKAILDAHLSSQEETILGGFLEDLAIFICTKAYKAHGKSTTTGLDLEFDKDGKRCLVAIKSGPAWGNSSQIEKMRSDFKTAAKVYRQNRAALPVMCVNGCCYGKQAKSVEDKGDYVKLCGQRFWAFISGDSQLYIKLIEPIGHNATERNAQFLAQYELVVDEFTDLFRKNFCDKDNNILWEKLTKASSQAP
- the glgA gene encoding glycogen synthase GlgA, which encodes MKILLASSEVHPYSKTGGLADMVGSLAKALASAGHQVGIVTPLYRGIRERFPRIRKMDWAMELPLGTRKVQAEVWKSEPEPGLTIYFINQPDFYNRGGLYLDSKGDYADNADRFIFFSKAVAQLARFLPWQPEVVHANDWQTGLVPLLMLHQKLHEGWINIPKTCFTIHNLAYQGYFSAAQYELTNLPKEYFNQHGVESYGQMNCLKAGIAFADVITTVSPRYAREITTQESGCGLDELLRRRQKSLFGILNGVDYAEWNTTDNSFLPFPYSWRSLAGKAKDKLELQKELGLPIAANVPLFGSVTRLADQKGLDIQLGALEEMLSTNMQFALLGSGSPIFEKAYRDLQVRYPGKVAARIGFDQGLSHRIEAGCDFYLMPSKFEPCGLNQMYSLRYGTIPIVRMTGGLDDSVVDIVENRDRATGIKFEEYSARALAKAMRKALVLYGEPKLLRHYQRNAMRADFSWDSMVGRYLEAYRAG
- a CDS encoding 3-isopropylmalate dehydratase produces the protein MQTVFTGPVYVVRDNIDTDQIIPAQYLNLVPTIPDEYIKLGAYALCGLPESLYPTRFVKDGQLDSEYPIVVGGRNFGCGSSREHAPIALGSAACRIILAESFARIFFRNCVATGELYPCECKDRLCDVLKTGDVVTVDLDASSVTVKATGKVCSFKPLGDVRPVVDAGGLFNYARQSGMIPAQG
- the serS gene encoding serine--tRNA ligase, whose product is MLDIKLIREQTDKVRQRLATRGAGDETKLDEILKYDEQRRKLLVEVEGLKAQRNRVSKEIGALMGQKKNAEAEEKKKETRDLGDKITDLDKQAAAAEASRDDLMLRLPNVPHDTVTVGKTAEENPEMRTWGAKPDFAFKPKSHTELCESLKLVDFARGAKLSGSGFLLYTNWGAKLERALIQFLLELHTSQHGYTEVSPPYIISQECMTGVGQFPKFFDQAYAVQEGQDNSTLGKLYLLPTAEAPVANIHREEILPEKQLPIQYCAYSPCFRAEAGAAGVGTRGMIRVHQFDKVELIKITKPEHGYNELEKLVANAERVLQMLGLHYRVIMLCTGDMGFTSAKTYDIEVWAPGQGQYLEVSSCSNCEDFQARRMGLRFKTETGENKFPHILNGSGTALARLFVALLETYQQADGSVLVPAPLQPFLKTDRIKN
- a CDS encoding site-specific DNA-methyltransferase — translated: MTLKTDIILGDCRDILRQFQPATFDLIVTSPPYADQRSKTYGGIKPDKYVSWFLECSAEFRRVLKPSGTFILNIKEKVQEGERHIYVLELILALRKQGWLWTEEFIWHKRNCHPGKWPNRFRDAWERCLQFNIQRDFKMFQEQVMVPMGDWRHARLKNLSETDKRRDNSKVESGFGKRIANWVGRDLAYPSNVLHFATECSNKNHSAAFPKALPEWFIKLFTQSGDWVLDPFAGSGTTNVVARELGRNSVGIDKMTENVILAKKYLDQTDRIPNGTGQHNGNHKVRRGKHPKLSQFKVGTIEATPASESALTQESLFIESKGPRYTSKSR
- a CDS encoding family 20 glycosylhydrolase, which codes for MKLLPYPRSLKRRSGTLELPPHATLLLDPALPRDNVLLPIAARLQSAAEAIGVKLELAVAVPKGFQPTIQASPKFDAPKSAGSYSLTVAADGIKIGYHDEEGLRAAVATLRQLFREYGRRIPCAIIHDYPDFPHRGVMLDVSRGRVPRLETLFELASQLADFKINEFQLYTEHTFAYRNYSEVWRDWGALTGEDILKLDAHCRKLGIELVPNQNSFGHLRYWLAYPPLKRLAETSAAWPDQGGAFLRQPATLASNNPGTLPFLRSLYDELLPNFTSNRFNVGCDETWDLGRGQSEALCKKIGKGQVYVDFLKKIYRETRARKKQMLFWGDIILHYPELVKELPRDVVALNWGYEANHPFEKEAAIFARSKVPFYVCPGTSTWMTLIGRHDTALANLKAAALVGRKHGAIGYLNTDWGDGGHMQPLAASYIPYVAGAALSWCAASYDENLLVPVANRDIFEDPSGKAGEAAFALGFAHTKFKYFAPNVTPFGATIAAPPPKLLELFCRDGLKYYARIAPDNVCAALAEMEKQLSILQQARPSSASGKMLKTELNLAARMAAHSCKFMLWQQSLAAGQSATAKRDAKKNIAELQQLDREFYTYWPTRNQGNHKKYWPCLQWRIKDYRRGTLAFPPEIAGVDRRSTSAD